The segment TGAAACAGTTCCCCGAACTGTTTCACTCCCCCAGATTGTTGGAGCAATCAACCACTGCGTCTGGATATTAACGCAAAATACAGTCTTTTAGTTTGCTTTTAGTACTAGGCAACGAGCTGCAGACTGTACTGAAGTGCGACAAAGCGAGTTCAAATAATGATGAAATTATTTGAAGTTGGAAATAGGGAAACGGAGTTTTCTCGTACGTCGCAGTAATAAAAGATAAACTAAAGGACTGAAAGAGAAATAGTGCTAGATTCTTAACTAGCACTCTGGTAAATACAACATGAAAAACGATATTATAAATTATATTAAAGAAGTTGGTCCTGTGACCATGGACCAGCTGGCAGACCAACTTGGAGTTAGCTCTGCTAAGAGTTTTACAGACTTGGTCAAGCTGGTTTCTAGCATGGAAGGTAGCCGTCAACTTGTCTTTGACAATGCTGGGCGGATTACTCTTCCTGCTCCAAAAATCTCCAAGAACAAAGTGACCTTACAGGGTATTTTTCGTGCCCACAAGTCAGGTTTTGGCTTTGTGACCATTGACGAGGAGGAAGATGACCTCTTTGTCAGCCGTGACGATGTCAACTTTGCTATTGAGGGCGACCGAGTGGAAGTGGCTATCAAGAAAGTGGCGGACAGGCTCAAGGGGACGGCTGCGGAAGCGGAAGTCATTGATATTTTGGAACATAGCCTGAAAACAGCGGTGGGCTTGATTGTTTTTGACGAAGATAAGCCTGAGTATGCAGGCTATATCAAGTCTAAAAACCAGAAAATCGCTCAGAAGATTTACATCAAGAAGTCACCTTTGGTATTGACCGGAACGGAAATCCTAAAAGTTGATATCGAGGCTTATCCAAACAAGAAACGGGACCACTTTGTTGCGACCATTCGGGATGTGGTGGGCCATAAGGACGATGTGGGCATCGATGTCTTGGAAGTCTTGGAATCCATGGATATCGTGTCGGAGTTCCCTGATGAAGTCTTGGCGGAGGCCAATCGGGTACCAGAAAGTCCGTCTGAACAGGACTTTGCAGGACGTTTGGACCTGCGGGATGAAATCATCTTCACCATAGATGGTGCGGATGCCAAGGACTTGGACGATGCGGTCCATATCAAGCAACTCAAGAACGGCAATCTGGAGCTGGGTGTCCATATCGCCGATGTCAGCTACTATGTGACGGAAGGATCTGCCTTGGACCAGGAAGCTGTCAAGCGTGGGACCTCTGTCTATGTGACCGACCGAGTGGTGCCAATGTTGCCAGAACGCCTGTCAAACGGCATTTGTTCCCTCAATCCAAATGTGGACCGTCTAACCCAGTCAGCCATTATGGAAATTGATCGCAAGGGCAAGGTAGTCAAGCACTGGATTGGCCAGACAGTTATTAAAACGACCTTCCGTATGACCTATTCCGATGTCAATGATATGATTGCGGGCAACAAAGAAAAGCTGGACAAATACAAGGCTATCGTGCCAAGTGTTGAGCTCATGGTCAAACTCCATGAAACCCTTGAAGCTATGCGGTACAAGCGTGGGGCTCTCAACTTTGACACGACAGAAGCCAAAATCATCGTCAACAAGGATGGTCTGCCAGTCGATATTCAGCTGCGTCAGCGGGGCATTGCCGAGCGGTTGATTGAGTCCTTCATGCTGGCTGCCAATGAGTGCGTTGCCGAGCATTTTGCCAAGATGGACCTACCTTTCATCTATCGGATCCACGAGGAGCCCAAGTCAGACAAGCTGCAGAAGTTCATCGACTATGCGACCAGCTTTGGCCTGACCGTCTATGGAACGGCCAGCTCTATCAGCCAGGACGCCCTGCAGGACCTCATGGAGCGGGTCAAGGATGAACCCTATGCGGATGTCCTCAACATGATGTTACTCCGTTCCATGCAGCAGGCACGCTACTCGGAGCACAACCACGGCCACTACGGTCTGGGTGCCGAGTTCTACACCCACTTCACCAGCCCTATCCGCCGTTATCCCGACTTGCTGGTTCACCGCATGGTGCGGGACTATGGTCATAATCCTGCGGAAAAAGCAGAGCATTTTGAGCAGGTTATTCCTGAGCTTGCCAAGTCTTCGTCCAGTTTAGAACGCCGTGCCATTGAGGCAGAGCGGGAAGTCGAAGCCATGAAGAAGGCAGAGTTTATGCAAGAATTTGTCGGGCAAGAGCTTGACGGCGTGGTGTCTAGCGTAGTCAAGTTTGGTCTTTTTGTCGAGTTGCCAAACACTGTTGAAGGTCTGATCCATATCACCAACCTCAACGAATACTACCAGTTCCACGAGCGGACTCTGACCTTGCAGGGTGAGAAATCCGGTCGGGTCTTCCGTGTCGGTCAGCCAATTCGTATCAAGCTAACGCGGGCGGACAAGATGACAGGGGAGATTGATTTTGCCCACGTTCCGTCCGAGCTGGATATTGTCGAAAAAGCTTTGAAAGCCAAGCGGAGAACGGCTAGTCACTCCAACCGTGACCGTGATGATCGGTCAGGGCGAGGACGGGGCAAGCACCACAAACAAGAAGCTGCTGGTCGCGACAGCAAACGTCACAAGTCTGGAAAAGACCACAAGTCAAAAAGTGGGAAAAAAGACAAGAAAAAGAAACCATTTTACAAAGAAGTGGCTAAAAAGAACAAGAAGAAAAGGAGATAGGCATGGCCAAGGGTGAAGGCAATGTGATTGCACAGAATAAAAAAGCCCGCCACGACTATACCATTGTCGATACAGTGGAGGCGGGGATGGTCCTGACGGGGACGGAGATTAAGTCTATTCGTGCGGGGCGGATTAACCTCAAGGACGGCTTTGCCCAGATCAAGCAGGGCGAGGCTTGGCTGGTCAATGTCCATATCGCTCCCTACGATGAGGGCAATATCTGGAACCAGGAGCCAACGCGGACCCGCAAGCTGCTCTTGCGGAAGAAGCAGATTGAATCTCTGGGCAATGAGGTCAAGGGAACAGGGATGACTTTGGTGCCCCTCAAGGTCTATATCAAGGACGGCTTTGCCAAGGTCTTGATTGGGCTTGCCAAAGGGAAGCACGACTACGACAAGCGAGAGTCAATTAAACGCCGTGAGCAAGACCGTGACATCAAACGGGCCATGAAGGCGATCAATAGTCGCTAGGACTGGGAGAAATCCTGGTCTTTTTTGTTATTTTTTGAATAAGTCCTGTACTTTACTTCTGATTTTATTAATTAATCGTTATGCAGGATGGATATTTTTATTGGGTTTGATTGTTACATTACTTGTAATACTTATTTTATCTGAAGAAGCTTCATTTTTTTTAGGTTGTAAAATGCCACTAAAATAAAAATTGAACTTTACAAAGTATTTTTGTTGAGAATTTTGATAGATTGTATATGATTCTTTTTCAATCTTTTTCTGCAATAATTTTGCAAATTCTTCAGTAGAAAAAACGAGAGTTTGAAAATTTTGAGATACTTTAGTTATAAATGCATAGCTTAGATTTGTCAATTTTATATCATTTAAATCTATAGAATTTAGATTTTTGCAATCTTCATTTAATTTGAAATCTACGGAATGCCAACTTCTCCAACTTTTACTCGATTTGTCATAATTTCCGCTGTATCTAACAGTAAGATTTTGCTTATTTTTATACTCACTTAATCGTTCTTTTATTTCTTTTTCTATTATATCTTTATTTACTTTTGAATTTTTGGTAAATTCTCAAAGTAAGTTCTAGTTCCCGTCCTTCCAGAAGTTACTCTGAGAAAACTGCATAACATCAACAGAATTTAGTCTCAGACTAAGTTCTGTTTTTGACTAAAAATGTTGATAGTAGTGAGTTTTAGGGTTGAAAATGTTGAAAAAAAGAGTACACTAAAGTTACTGGCTCTGAGACGTCTCAAAGTAAGTTCTAGCTATCTGGAATTTTGGATGGGACAAGTTCCTTTCTATTTTGAAATTATTTTTTAATAAAAACTAGCAATTACTTATCTAGTAATCGAGGTGATTGGATGACGTTCTCAGGGTCAATTTTAGAGATTCCCAAAAGTGTTGCCAATTCATCACCGTAGGTAAATGTAAAGAGTTCATAGGCGGATTTTCCGTTGAAAGAAGCTCGTTTGACGCTGTTAACATGCGAACAAACCAGGTTGATGTCCTCCTGTGTCAAGTTATCAAACGAACTTCCTTTAGGAAGAATATCTCTGATAAGTGTGTGATTCTTCTCAATTCTCCCTTTCTGGTCAGAACGATTGGGGTCACAGAAGAATAGCTTAGATTCTCCACGAACATCCATTTCGATGTCGTCCACTCTAGCGAATTCACCGCCATTATCGGTCAGAATGACAGGGAATAGTTCGCAGAAGTCCATCTCTTTCTGATGCAGGTCATTCTTGATAGCGTAGAGATGTTTAGCGACCTCATTAGCTGTTTTATTATCAAGCAATCGAGCGAAGATAAAGTTACAGAAGGAGAGGTTAAAGGTGAGAAGTACCTTTCCGCCGATCCGTCCAGTAACGGTGTCCATTTCCAGCCAATAGCTGTTTCCTTTCTCTGTGAGAAAGCGTTGGAAGTCCTCGTAAGACCGTCCTTCTTTGGCAGTTTTAGGAATGGGTTGTAGGTTTCTGGTTCTTCGCTTTCTGAATTTCACGACACGGGGGAAATCAATGGGCTTTGTGGAAAGATAGCCTTTTTCAAGGTATCGGTAGATAGAAGCTCTGGATGCCGAAAGTTCGTTTGAGGCGATGATGTGGTTGAGGTGTTGGCCCTTTTGGATGGCTGAAGAGACAATCTCATCCATGCGATAGAATTCTTCCTTGTTTAGTGCAACCCCTGTTCTCGAGTCTGAGAGCTTAGCTTCATAATCAAGCTGAGCTCTTTTTGCGTAGTAGAACTGTTTCTGGTATCCGCAGTTGCTTCTCTTTTTCGGACAGGCATTACAAACGTAGGGAGCCTTTTTGAGTAAAGGGCAAGAATCACAATTGGATGTCACAGAATTTTCTTTAACCACTCGATTTCTCCGAACTTCTTTTGAGATTGTGGACGGATCTTTTCCTAGCTTAACAGCGATAGCTGAGAAGGGCTTAAGTTGTTCAATTCCTATTTGAATATCATTGCGATCAGAGAGGGTTAAGTGTTTGTTTTTCATTGTCAGTTACCAACTTGTCCCATAGTAAGTTCTACCTTATTTCTTTGTCTCAGTCTAATTTCCAGTTTTTAAGACAGACTAGAACTTACTTTGGGAATTTAGCCTTTTGAATTTTTAAAATTGGAATTTGTAACTTCAATTTGAATATATGTAACATCTTTGGATTCGACTAGCTCTATACTTTCTTTA is part of the Streptococcus suis genome and harbors:
- the rnr gene encoding ribonuclease R encodes the protein MKNDIINYIKEVGPVTMDQLADQLGVSSAKSFTDLVKLVSSMEGSRQLVFDNAGRITLPAPKISKNKVTLQGIFRAHKSGFGFVTIDEEEDDLFVSRDDVNFAIEGDRVEVAIKKVADRLKGTAAEAEVIDILEHSLKTAVGLIVFDEDKPEYAGYIKSKNQKIAQKIYIKKSPLVLTGTEILKVDIEAYPNKKRDHFVATIRDVVGHKDDVGIDVLEVLESMDIVSEFPDEVLAEANRVPESPSEQDFAGRLDLRDEIIFTIDGADAKDLDDAVHIKQLKNGNLELGVHIADVSYYVTEGSALDQEAVKRGTSVYVTDRVVPMLPERLSNGICSLNPNVDRLTQSAIMEIDRKGKVVKHWIGQTVIKTTFRMTYSDVNDMIAGNKEKLDKYKAIVPSVELMVKLHETLEAMRYKRGALNFDTTEAKIIVNKDGLPVDIQLRQRGIAERLIESFMLAANECVAEHFAKMDLPFIYRIHEEPKSDKLQKFIDYATSFGLTVYGTASSISQDALQDLMERVKDEPYADVLNMMLLRSMQQARYSEHNHGHYGLGAEFYTHFTSPIRRYPDLLVHRMVRDYGHNPAEKAEHFEQVIPELAKSSSSLERRAIEAEREVEAMKKAEFMQEFVGQELDGVVSSVVKFGLFVELPNTVEGLIHITNLNEYYQFHERTLTLQGEKSGRVFRVGQPIRIKLTRADKMTGEIDFAHVPSELDIVEKALKAKRRTASHSNRDRDDRSGRGRGKHHKQEAAGRDSKRHKSGKDHKSKSGKKDKKKKPFYKEVAKKNKKKRR
- a CDS encoding IS30 family transposase, giving the protein MKNKHLTLSDRNDIQIGIEQLKPFSAIAVKLGKDPSTISKEVRRNRVVKENSVTSNCDSCPLLKKAPYVCNACPKKRSNCGYQKQFYYAKRAQLDYEAKLSDSRTGVALNKEEFYRMDEIVSSAIQKGQHLNHIIASNELSASRASIYRYLEKGYLSTKPIDFPRVVKFRKRRTRNLQPIPKTAKEGRSYEDFQRFLTEKGNSYWLEMDTVTGRIGGKVLLTFNLSFCNFIFARLLDNKTANEVAKHLYAIKNDLHQKEMDFCELFPVILTDNGGEFARVDDIEMDVRGESKLFFCDPNRSDQKGRIEKNHTLIRDILPKGSSFDNLTQEDINLVCSHVNSVKRASFNGKSAYELFTFTYGDELATLLGISKIDPENVIQSPRLLDK
- the smpB gene encoding SsrA-binding protein SmpB, translating into MAKGEGNVIAQNKKARHDYTIVDTVEAGMVLTGTEIKSIRAGRINLKDGFAQIKQGEAWLVNVHIAPYDEGNIWNQEPTRTRKLLLRKKQIESLGNEVKGTGMTLVPLKVYIKDGFAKVLIGLAKGKHDYDKRESIKRREQDRDIKRAMKAINSR